One genomic region from Parerythrobacter aestuarii encodes:
- the parC gene encoding DNA topoisomerase IV subunit A: MSDPTEITEPDPFDAIVDAPFDSALEERYLVYALSTITARSLPDLRDGLKPVHRRLLWTMRQLKLDPSSGFKKSARVVGEVIGKYHPHGDTAAYDAMVRLAQDFALRYPLVEGQGNFGNIDGDNAAAYRYTEARLTRTAIQLMAGLDEGTVDFIPTYNGEEQEPELMPGLFPNLLANGASGIAVGMATNIPSHNVHEIIEATLELIDNPHVEHARLMELFQGPDFPTGGLIVDSPEVISNAYETGRGSFRVRGRFHAAEADKAEDREAGIERLGGGQWQLVISEIPYQVQKGKLIEQIAQAIADKKVPILEDVRDESDENIRIVLVPRSRNVDPELLKESIYKLTDLETRFGLNLNVLDATRTPMVMGLKELLQNWTASQIEILQRRTQHRLDQIARRLELVEGYIIAFLNLDRVIEIIRYEDEPKAVMMAEFSLTDRQAEAILNMRLRSLRKLEEMELKQEKTDLLAEQEELQKLLESPARQRTRLKRDLKALQKEYGLDTALGARRTTIAEAAPTVEFSMDAMIEKEPVTVVLSQKGWIRAAKGHVDLAASEDGCGDFKYKEGDGPAFALHCQTTDKVLLAADNGRFFTLGADKLPGARGFGEPVRNTLDIDADAQVIAMVVNQPKGMLLLAATTGKGFAAEMGELVAETRKGKQVVNLKGDAKLTVARPIGEGHDHVAVVGDNRKLMVFNLEELPVMARGQGVTLQRYRDGGLADATTFKLEDGLSWQMGGKGDRTRTESEIWQWKVARGAAGRLPPQGFPRDNRFS, encoded by the coding sequence ATGTCTGACCCAACCGAAATCACTGAACCCGATCCGTTTGACGCCATTGTCGATGCGCCGTTCGATTCTGCGCTGGAAGAGCGCTATCTCGTCTATGCGCTCTCGACCATTACCGCGCGTTCGTTGCCCGATCTGCGCGATGGCCTCAAACCCGTCCATCGCCGCTTGCTGTGGACCATGCGGCAGCTGAAGCTCGATCCGTCCAGCGGGTTCAAGAAATCGGCTCGCGTCGTCGGCGAAGTGATCGGCAAGTACCACCCGCATGGCGACACCGCCGCCTATGACGCGATGGTGCGGCTCGCGCAGGATTTTGCGCTGCGTTATCCGCTGGTCGAGGGGCAGGGGAACTTCGGCAATATCGATGGCGATAACGCCGCCGCCTATCGCTACACCGAAGCGCGGCTGACGCGTACGGCGATCCAGTTGATGGCGGGGCTGGACGAAGGCACGGTCGATTTCATCCCGACCTATAATGGCGAGGAGCAGGAGCCGGAGCTGATGCCGGGCCTGTTCCCCAACCTGCTGGCCAATGGCGCCAGCGGGATCGCGGTGGGGATGGCGACCAATATCCCCAGCCACAACGTCCATGAAATCATCGAAGCGACGCTGGAACTGATCGACAACCCGCATGTCGAGCACGCGCGGCTGATGGAACTGTTCCAGGGGCCGGATTTCCCCACCGGCGGCCTGATTGTCGATAGCCCGGAGGTGATCTCCAACGCCTATGAGACCGGGCGCGGGTCCTTCCGCGTGCGCGGGCGCTTTCATGCGGCGGAGGCCGACAAGGCCGAGGATCGCGAGGCCGGGATCGAGCGGCTCGGTGGCGGGCAGTGGCAGCTGGTGATCTCCGAAATCCCCTACCAGGTGCAGAAGGGCAAGCTGATCGAGCAGATCGCGCAGGCGATTGCCGACAAGAAGGTGCCGATCCTCGAGGATGTGCGCGACGAGAGCGACGAGAACATCCGCATTGTGCTCGTCCCGCGCAGCCGCAATGTCGATCCCGAACTGCTCAAGGAATCGATCTACAAGCTGACCGACCTCGAGACCCGCTTCGGGCTCAACCTCAACGTGCTCGATGCCACACGCACGCCGATGGTGATGGGGCTGAAGGAGCTGCTGCAGAACTGGACCGCGAGCCAGATCGAGATCCTGCAGCGCCGCACCCAGCACCGGCTCGACCAGATCGCGCGGCGGCTGGAGCTGGTCGAAGGCTATATCATCGCTTTCCTCAACCTCGACCGGGTGATCGAGATCATCCGTTACGAGGACGAGCCCAAGGCGGTGATGATGGCGGAGTTCAGCCTCACCGACCGCCAGGCCGAGGCTATCCTCAACATGCGACTGCGCAGCTTGCGCAAGCTGGAGGAGATGGAGCTCAAGCAAGAGAAGACTGACCTCCTCGCCGAGCAGGAGGAGCTGCAAAAGCTGCTCGAAAGCCCGGCGCGGCAACGCACCCGGCTGAAGCGCGACCTGAAGGCGCTGCAGAAGGAATACGGGCTCGACACCGCGCTCGGCGCGCGGCGGACGACAATTGCCGAGGCGGCGCCGACGGTCGAATTCAGCATGGATGCGATGATCGAGAAGGAACCGGTCACTGTCGTCCTCAGCCAGAAAGGCTGGATCCGCGCGGCGAAGGGTCATGTCGATCTGGCGGCGAGCGAGGATGGCTGCGGGGACTTCAAGTACAAGGAAGGCGATGGCCCGGCCTTCGCACTGCATTGCCAGACCACCGACAAGGTGCTGCTGGCGGCGGACAACGGGCGGTTCTTCACCCTCGGCGCGGACAAGCTTCCTGGCGCACGCGGCTTCGGTGAGCCGGTCCGCAACACGCTCGATATTGATGCCGATGCGCAGGTCATCGCCATGGTGGTGAACCAGCCCAAGGGCATGCTGCTGCTGGCGGCAACGACCGGCAAGGGCTTCGCCGCCGAGATGGGCGAGCTGGTGGCCGAGACCCGCAAGGGCAAGCAGGTCGTCAACCTCAAGGGCGATGCGAAGCTGACTGTGGCGCGACCGATTGGTGAAGGGCACGACCATGTCGCGGTCGTCGGCGACAACCGCAAGCTGATGGTTTTCAACCTCGAGGAACTGCCGGTGATGGCGCGCGGGCAGGGGGTGACCCTGCAGCGCTACCGCGACGGGGGCCTCGCCGATGCGACGACCTTCAAGCTGGAGGATGGCCTCAGCTGGCAGATGGGCGGCAAGGGCGACCGCACCCGCACCGAGTCAGAGATCTGGCAATGGAAGGTCGCGCGCGGGGCGGCGGGCCGGCTGCCGCCACAGGGCTTCCCGCGGGACAACAGGTTCAGCTGA